A window from Desulfotignum phosphitoxidans DSM 13687 encodes these proteins:
- a CDS encoding 4Fe-4S binding protein gives MTKTGQKKPVTGYDVSVCFGSKGCPHVALSTADLARKLTFLLTQADIPGFLKSSTNGKIRPHHELRIVLSDCPNACSRPQIADIGIIGAVVPGVGDAACTGCNACVRKCPDRAIRLTDTSDGNKTPVIDMNLCQRCGQCVHVCPGRTLEPVQSGFRILLGGRLGRHPRLATEMPGLHSHDQVVATVETCLNYYKTHSRNGQRFSHLFSRIDQVFA, from the coding sequence ATGACAAAGACCGGCCAAAAAAAGCCGGTGACCGGGTATGATGTGTCTGTGTGTTTCGGCAGCAAAGGGTGTCCCCATGTCGCTTTATCCACAGCGGATCTGGCAAGGAAATTGACCTTTTTGTTGACACAGGCGGATATTCCGGGATTTCTAAAATCATCTACCAACGGGAAGATCCGGCCCCATCATGAATTACGCATTGTGCTCAGTGATTGCCCCAATGCCTGTTCCCGCCCCCAGATCGCAGATATCGGTATCATCGGTGCGGTGGTCCCGGGGGTGGGAGATGCGGCATGTACCGGCTGTAACGCCTGTGTCCGAAAATGTCCGGACCGGGCGATTCGGTTGACAGACACATCAGATGGAAATAAAACACCGGTCATTGATATGAATTTATGCCAGAGATGCGGCCAATGTGTTCATGTCTGCCCGGGCCGAACCCTTGAACCGGTTCAGTCCGGATTCCGCATTTTGCTGGGGGGACGGCTGGGCCGGCATCCCCGGCTGGCCACGGAAATGCCGGGCCTTCATTCCCATGACCAGGTAGTGGCAACCGTTGAAACCTGTTTGAATTATTACAAAACCCATTCTCGAAACGGGCAGCGCTTTTCTCATCTTTTTTCTCGCATTGATCAGGTGTTCGCCTGA
- a CDS encoding ATP-binding protein: MKVLRKIIEIDDEKCDGCGNCVPSCAEGAIQIVNGKARVISDKYCDGLGACLGECPRDALHIVEREAEEFDEAAVHELLKQQAQAEKSTGQRKPVMTGGCPSAALKTFSDTSCDCANQPRVTGSGGPSALGHWPVQIRLVPAGAPFLKDADLVIAADCVPVAYPSFHRDFLAGKAVMIGCPKFDDTQGYVDKLTDVFKKSGIKSITAVIMEVPCCSGLPHIIQKALENSGMDIPFSQVTISARGEILS; encoded by the coding sequence ATGAAAGTACTTAGAAAAATAATTGAAATCGATGATGAAAAATGTGATGGGTGCGGCAATTGTGTGCCGTCTTGTGCAGAAGGCGCCATTCAGATTGTGAACGGCAAAGCGCGTGTCATTTCAGACAAGTATTGTGACGGATTAGGGGCCTGTCTGGGTGAATGTCCCCGGGATGCATTGCATATTGTGGAAAGAGAAGCCGAAGAATTTGATGAGGCAGCGGTTCATGAACTGCTCAAACAACAGGCCCAGGCTGAAAAATCGACAGGTCAGAGAAAACCGGTCATGACCGGCGGCTGCCCGTCCGCAGCCTTGAAAACCTTTTCCGACACGTCATGCGACTGTGCCAATCAGCCCCGGGTGACCGGTTCCGGCGGTCCTTCCGCTCTGGGACACTGGCCGGTTCAGATTCGCCTGGTACCGGCCGGCGCGCCGTTTTTGAAAGATGCGGACCTGGTGATTGCCGCCGATTGTGTGCCCGTGGCTTATCCGTCGTTTCACAGGGATTTTCTGGCAGGCAAAGCAGTGATGATCGGGTGTCCCAAATTTGACGATACCCAGGGATATGTGGATAAATTGACGGATGTGTTTAAAAAATCCGGCATTAAAAGCATTACCGCCGTGATCATGGAAGTCCCCTGTTGTTCCGGACTGCCTCATATTATTCAGAAAGCACTGGAAAACAGCGGCATGGATATCCCTTTTTCACAGGTAACGATCAGCGCCCGGGGCGAGATCCTTTCATGA
- a CDS encoding HD domain-containing protein: MKCPGQDTQYWDQNAIFETQCPECGHPMEFFKDDATRRCGHCHKKIVNPKMDFGCAAYCKYAEQCLGTLPEEFVAQQEDLLKDRVAVKMKQYFGTDFKRIGHAGRVARYAEKIGKKEKANLAVVLCAAYLHDIGIKNAEKKYGSAEAKYQHIEGPPVAGKILEDLGAKEKLITEVCDIISHHHHPKNSETINFKTVYDADILANMEDCRGKEQIDADTLARKIDGIYLTDAGKDLARQILIQKG, translated from the coding sequence ATGAAATGTCCGGGACAAGATACCCAGTACTGGGACCAGAACGCGATTTTTGAAACCCAATGTCCGGAATGCGGACATCCCATGGAATTTTTCAAGGATGATGCCACCCGGCGATGCGGTCACTGCCACAAGAAAATTGTGAATCCGAAAATGGATTTCGGGTGTGCGGCATATTGCAAGTATGCTGAACAATGCCTGGGCACATTACCGGAAGAGTTTGTGGCCCAGCAGGAAGATCTGTTGAAAGATCGGGTGGCGGTGAAGATGAAACAGTATTTTGGTACGGATTTCAAACGGATCGGCCATGCCGGGCGGGTGGCCCGGTATGCGGAGAAAATTGGTAAAAAAGAAAAAGCCAATTTGGCGGTGGTGCTTTGTGCCGCGTATCTCCATGATATCGGCATCAAAAATGCGGAAAAAAAATATGGGTCCGCCGAAGCAAAATATCAGCACATCGAAGGTCCGCCCGTGGCCGGAAAAATTCTGGAAGATCTGGGAGCCAAGGAAAAGCTGATCACCGAGGTGTGTGACATCATTTCACACCATCATCATCCCAAAAATTCGGAAACCATTAATTTTAAAACGGTCTATGATGCGGATATTCTGGCCAATATGGAAGACTGCCGGGGAAAAGAGCAGATCGATGCAGACACCCTGGCCCGGAAAATCGATGGCATTTATCTGACGGATGCGGGAAAAGACCTGGCTCGCCAGATTTTGATTCAAAAAGGATGA
- a CDS encoding Crp/Fnr family transcriptional regulator, which yields MTGIDILKTIPLFSGLSDDQLKILSSIAVRLTFKRGDMIFHDGDKGDGIYIVETGKIKVFKLSLDGKEQILHIFGPGHTFGEVPVFQGKSFPASSMTLEPSDIIFLPRDRFVELITTTPALSMNMLADLSRRLRAFTIQIEALSLKEVPARLAAYILTLSKEQKNPVRVRLPISKAQLSNLIGTTPETISRMLKKMGDTGLILVQTKTIDILDKEGLIELSESGRLQ from the coding sequence GTGACCGGTATCGATATTTTAAAGACCATTCCCCTTTTTTCCGGATTGTCCGATGATCAGTTGAAAATCCTATCCAGCATTGCCGTCCGACTGACTTTCAAACGTGGAGACATGATTTTTCACGACGGTGACAAAGGCGATGGCATCTATATTGTCGAAACCGGAAAAATAAAAGTCTTCAAGCTGTCTTTGGATGGCAAAGAACAGATTCTCCATATTTTCGGCCCGGGTCACACGTTCGGAGAAGTGCCGGTATTTCAGGGCAAGAGCTTTCCCGCTTCATCCATGACCCTGGAACCCTCGGATATTATTTTTTTACCCCGAGACCGGTTTGTTGAACTGATTACCACCACTCCGGCCCTGAGCATGAACATGCTGGCCGATCTTTCCAGACGGCTGCGGGCCTTTACCATCCAAATCGAAGCGCTGAGCCTCAAGGAGGTGCCGGCCCGGCTGGCTGCATACATATTGACATTATCCAAAGAACAGAAAAACCCTGTCCGGGTCCGTCTTCCCATCTCCAAAGCCCAGCTTTCCAACCTTATCGGCACCACACCGGAAACCATCTCCAGAATGCTCAAAAAAATGGGGGATACCGGTTTGATACTAGTGCAGACAAAGACCATCGACATTCTGGACAAAGAAGGCCTGATAGAACTGTCTGAATCCGGCCGGTTACAATAA
- a CDS encoding aldehyde ferredoxin oxidoreductase family protein, with product MGKLLRINTKEKTFTFEETPDTYAGLGGRALTSKMILDEVPATCHPLGKNNKLIFAPGVLSGSPAADSGRLSAGAKSPLTGGIKESNAGGLVSQKLAKLGITALVLEDKPEGNDYSLIKIDKDGVSIESADDLVKKGNYAVMETLWNKYGKNVGVLSIGQAGEQCLKGASINQADMNGRPGRAHGRGGLGAVMGSKKIKAIVVDDSGAPRVEIKDPDAFKAANKRWVEMLRNHPVTGEGLPALGTAVLVNVINEAGTLPTKNFRSGRFDHAQAISGETMAETIEKRNGITTEACHPGCVIKCSNVYHGKDGNFLTCGFEYETIWAFGAHTTIQDMDQIATLDKMCDDFGLDTIETGVTIGIAMEGGMIAWGDGQAAIDLLSKVGEYAPEGKIIGNGALFTGDALGVDRVPVVKKQALPAYDPRTCKGVGVTYATTPMGADHTAGYGVTANILSVGGTIDPHKNEGNIELSQGLQIATAAVDAAGLCLFVAFAVLDNEDGLPTIAQMLNARYGLNLTPDDILELGKSILRNEKEFNKKAGFTEIDDQLPEMFNEPVPPHNVPWDFTIEDLQKTLNF from the coding sequence ATGGGAAAGTTATTGAGAATCAACACCAAAGAAAAAACATTCACCTTTGAAGAGACACCGGATACCTATGCCGGCTTAGGCGGAAGAGCCCTGACATCCAAAATGATTCTGGATGAGGTCCCGGCCACCTGCCATCCGTTGGGAAAAAACAACAAACTCATCTTTGCTCCCGGGGTCCTGTCCGGATCTCCGGCCGCAGATTCCGGAAGGCTTTCCGCCGGCGCCAAATCGCCGTTAACCGGCGGAATCAAGGAAAGCAACGCCGGAGGACTTGTGTCCCAAAAACTGGCAAAACTGGGAATCACCGCCCTGGTTCTGGAAGACAAACCCGAAGGCAACGATTACAGCCTGATCAAAATTGACAAAGACGGTGTTTCCATTGAATCCGCAGACGATCTGGTCAAAAAAGGCAATTATGCGGTCATGGAAACCCTGTGGAACAAATACGGTAAAAACGTCGGCGTCTTAAGTATCGGCCAGGCCGGTGAACAATGCCTGAAAGGCGCGTCCATCAACCAGGCGGACATGAACGGCCGTCCCGGACGGGCACATGGCAGAGGGGGCTTAGGTGCGGTCATGGGATCCAAAAAAATCAAGGCCATCGTGGTGGATGATTCTGGTGCGCCCCGGGTGGAAATCAAGGATCCGGATGCGTTCAAGGCCGCCAACAAACGATGGGTGGAAATGCTGAGAAACCATCCGGTCACCGGTGAAGGCCTGCCGGCTCTGGGCACGGCCGTACTGGTGAATGTCATCAACGAAGCCGGGACCCTTCCCACCAAAAACTTCAGATCCGGCCGGTTCGACCATGCCCAGGCCATTTCCGGCGAAACCATGGCGGAAACCATTGAAAAACGCAACGGCATCACCACCGAAGCCTGTCATCCCGGATGTGTGATCAAATGCTCCAATGTCTATCACGGCAAAGACGGCAATTTCCTGACCTGCGGGTTTGAGTATGAAACCATCTGGGCCTTCGGTGCCCACACCACCATCCAGGATATGGATCAAATTGCCACTCTGGATAAAATGTGTGATGATTTCGGTTTAGACACCATTGAAACCGGGGTCACCATCGGTATTGCCATGGAAGGCGGCATGATCGCCTGGGGTGACGGCCAGGCCGCCATTGACCTGCTGTCCAAAGTGGGGGAATACGCACCCGAAGGCAAAATCATCGGAAACGGGGCCTTGTTCACCGGGGACGCTTTGGGCGTGGACCGGGTTCCGGTGGTGAAAAAACAGGCGTTGCCGGCCTATGATCCCAGAACCTGCAAAGGCGTCGGCGTCACCTATGCCACCACACCCATGGGCGCGGATCATACGGCTGGATATGGCGTCACCGCCAATATTCTGAGCGTCGGCGGCACCATCGATCCCCACAAAAATGAAGGCAACATCGAACTGTCCCAGGGACTGCAGATCGCAACCGCTGCCGTGGATGCGGCCGGGCTCTGTCTGTTTGTGGCGTTTGCGGTTCTGGATAATGAAGACGGCCTGCCCACCATTGCCCAGATGCTCAATGCCCGGTACGGCCTGAACCTGACCCCGGATGATATTCTGGAACTGGGGAAATCCATTCTCAGAAATGAAAAAGAATTCAACAAAAAGGCCGGTTTTACTGAAATCGACGATCAGCTGCCGGAAATGTTTAACGAACCGGTGCCCCCGCACAATGTACCGTGGGATTTCACCATTGAAGACCTTCAGAAAACCCTGAACTTCTAA
- the hisD gene encoding histidinol dehydrogenase encodes MKLFEYPSADARARVRNIIDRGLGFSKADYDNVQAFIDDVKTRGDEALVAYTNQFDSGAVTQDTLKVTDAEFEHALASVDPLFLDSLKRAIDQLTRFHEKQKQNAWIDTPRNGVIVGQLVRPVGAAGIYVPGAKGGKTPLVSSVLMGGIPAKVAGVSTIALMTPPMENGEVNPHILAAAAKMGITSVFKAGSAWAIAALAYGTRQVPKVNVIVGPGNIYVTLAKKIVAGTVGIDMIAGPSEILIIADHTANPEFVAADLLSQAEHDARASAILVTDSRKLAEQTASVLERQLSALARQDTARQSIDNFGAIMLVPDIETGIDLSNQLAPEHLELMVSAPFDYIDRIQNAGALFLGHYTPEPMGDYIAGPNHVLPTAGTARFSSALSVDHFIKKTSLIHYSRTAFENEAEDVIRLAEIEGLTAHANSVKIRK; translated from the coding sequence ATGAAACTGTTTGAATATCCTTCCGCCGACGCCCGGGCGCGTGTCCGGAACATCATTGACCGGGGCCTTGGGTTTTCCAAAGCCGATTATGACAATGTACAGGCGTTTATCGATGATGTCAAAACCCGGGGAGATGAGGCCCTGGTGGCATACACCAACCAGTTTGATTCCGGGGCCGTCACTCAGGATACGCTGAAAGTGACGGATGCCGAGTTTGAACATGCCCTGGCATCCGTGGACCCTCTATTTCTGGATTCCCTGAAACGGGCCATTGATCAGCTCACCCGGTTCCATGAAAAACAGAAGCAGAACGCATGGATCGACACCCCGAGAAACGGGGTCATTGTGGGACAGCTGGTACGTCCGGTCGGAGCTGCCGGCATCTATGTTCCCGGGGCCAAAGGCGGGAAAACCCCGCTGGTGTCCTCCGTGCTCATGGGAGGAATCCCTGCCAAAGTGGCGGGTGTGTCCACCATTGCTTTGATGACCCCGCCCATGGAAAATGGTGAAGTCAATCCCCATATTCTGGCAGCGGCGGCAAAAATGGGCATTACTTCGGTGTTCAAGGCCGGCAGTGCCTGGGCCATAGCTGCTCTGGCCTATGGTACCCGGCAGGTGCCCAAAGTGAATGTCATTGTAGGACCGGGCAATATTTATGTGACTCTGGCCAAAAAAATCGTTGCCGGCACCGTGGGCATCGACATGATCGCCGGGCCCAGTGAAATTCTCATCATTGCGGATCACACGGCCAACCCGGAATTTGTGGCTGCGGACCTGCTGTCCCAGGCCGAACATGATGCCAGAGCCTCCGCCATTCTGGTGACCGATTCCAGAAAATTGGCCGAACAGACCGCTTCCGTCCTGGAACGGCAGCTCAGCGCACTGGCAAGACAGGATACGGCCCGGCAGTCCATTGACAACTTCGGCGCCATCATGCTGGTGCCGGACATCGAAACCGGTATCGACCTGTCCAATCAGCTGGCGCCGGAGCATCTGGAACTGATGGTGTCTGCCCCGTTTGACTATATCGACCGGATCCAGAATGCCGGGGCCCTGTTTTTAGGACATTATACCCCGGAGCCCATGGGCGATTATATTGCCGGCCCCAATCATGTGCTGCCCACGGCCGGCACGGCCCGGTTCTCTTCGGCCCTGAGTGTGGACCATTTCATCAAAAAAACCAGCCTGATTCACTATTCAAGAACCGCCTTTGAAAATGAGGCAGAAGATGTGATCCGGCTGGCAGAGATTGAAGGATTGACCGCCCACGCCAATTCCGTGAAAATCAGAAAATAA
- the hisS gene encoding histidine--tRNA ligase, protein MQTIRGFRDILPEQIRLWQKVENLAVELFNAYGYQEIRIPILEKTGLFARSIGETTDIVEKEMYTFDDRNGDKLTLRPEATASICRAYIQHKLYATEPVRKFYMTGPMFRRERPQKGRYRQFYQIDAEVFGVDSAYVDCELIFLLHQLFKRLGLTGLTAQINSLGCPECRPKFTRALLDFLEERKQDLCEICTRRMTRNPLRVLDCKIQTCQAALIGAPATVDHLCPACEDHFNIVKTTLEKQGVDFSVNNSLVRGLDYYTRTAWEIQTTSLGAQSAVAGGGRYDGLVKQLGGPDTPAIGFAIGFDRLVEIMEQLTPMPADPGADLFIVALGDAAMETAYHLSCDLNQAGIKTDTDFRGKSLKALMKRADKLNARYVLIAGQTELNDNALILRNMKTKEQVSISMDRLVPEIEAVLKHK, encoded by the coding sequence ATGCAGACCATCCGAGGGTTCAGAGACATCCTGCCGGAACAGATCCGGCTGTGGCAGAAAGTTGAAAATCTGGCTGTTGAGCTGTTCAACGCTTATGGATACCAGGAAATCCGCATCCCGATTCTGGAAAAAACCGGGTTGTTCGCCCGGAGTATCGGAGAGACCACTGATATTGTCGAAAAAGAGATGTACACTTTTGACGACAGGAACGGGGACAAGCTGACCCTGAGGCCGGAAGCCACCGCTTCCATCTGCCGGGCATACATTCAGCACAAACTGTATGCCACGGAACCGGTGAGAAAATTTTACATGACCGGGCCTATGTTCCGGCGGGAAAGACCCCAGAAAGGACGGTACCGCCAGTTTTATCAGATCGATGCGGAAGTGTTTGGTGTGGATTCCGCCTATGTGGACTGTGAACTGATTTTTCTGCTGCACCAGTTGTTTAAACGGTTGGGGCTGACCGGACTGACCGCCCAGATCAACAGTCTGGGATGCCCGGAGTGCCGGCCGAAGTTCACCCGGGCGTTGCTGGATTTTCTGGAAGAACGAAAGCAGGATCTGTGTGAGATCTGCACCCGGCGGATGACGCGAAACCCGCTGCGGGTGCTGGACTGCAAGATACAGACCTGCCAGGCGGCCCTGATCGGTGCGCCGGCCACGGTGGATCACCTGTGTCCGGCCTGTGAAGACCATTTCAATATCGTGAAAACCACCCTGGAAAAACAGGGGGTGGATTTTTCGGTGAATAACTCGTTGGTGCGGGGCCTGGACTATTACACCCGCACGGCCTGGGAAATTCAGACCACCAGCCTGGGCGCCCAGAGCGCTGTGGCCGGGGGCGGCAGATATGACGGTCTGGTCAAACAACTGGGCGGACCCGACACCCCTGCCATTGGATTTGCCATCGGGTTTGACCGGCTGGTGGAAATCATGGAACAACTCACACCCATGCCGGCAGACCCCGGAGCGGACCTGTTCATTGTGGCGCTGGGCGATGCGGCCATGGAAACAGCCTATCACCTGTCCTGCGACCTGAACCAGGCAGGTATCAAAACCGACACGGACTTCAGGGGAAAAAGCCTGAAAGCCCTGATGAAACGGGCGGATAAACTCAATGCCCGGTATGTACTCATTGCCGGACAAACGGAACTTAACGACAATGCACTGATTCTTCGTAACATGAAAACCAAAGAACAGGTTTCCATCTCCATGGACCGGCTGGTTCCTGAAATCGAAGCTGTGTTGAAACACAAATAA
- the aspS gene encoding aspartate--tRNA ligase: MSDLLGNMKRTHFCADLRETDIDKTVVLMGWVQHRRDHGGVIFVDLRDREGITQVVFNPLISPAVHEKAQEIRSEFVLGIKGKVAARPADMRNPKMATGAIEILVEELKIFSKAKTPIFLIEDRVEASENIRLQYRYLDLRRPQLKHNILARHKATMAIRNYLDHNGFIDIETPFLTKSTPEGARDYLVPSRVNPGQFYALPQSPQLFKQLLMISGFDRYYQIVKCFRDEDLRADRQPEFTQIDMELSFVNEEQIMEMAEGLITDIFKHVLNLDLKTPFPRLTYAQAMDRFGLDRPDLRFDLELVNVSDIVEHTGFKLFSSVVKSNGLVKTINAKGCASFTRKQIDDLTEFAAVYRAKGLAWIKIKEDQWQSPIAKFFTDDEKQALTDRLDLEPGDIVFFVADQPVIANEALGQLRNELARRLNLIPEDQYSFTWVTDFPLMEYDETEKRYQALHHPFTAPSETDIPKLDTAPLEVNSRAYDLVLNGIEIGGGSIRIHDTALQEKVLSCLGISEEQAREKFGFLLDALDSGAPPHGGIAFGLDRLIMLLCREESIRNVIAFPKTQKATCPLTEAPSTASPAQLLELGIRTTHVGE, encoded by the coding sequence GTGAGTGATTTATTAGGAAATATGAAACGAACCCATTTTTGTGCCGATCTTCGGGAAACAGACATTGACAAAACCGTGGTGCTGATGGGATGGGTCCAGCACCGCCGGGACCATGGCGGGGTCATTTTTGTGGACCTTCGGGACCGGGAAGGCATCACTCAGGTGGTCTTCAATCCGTTGATTTCACCGGCAGTCCATGAAAAAGCCCAGGAGATCCGAAGCGAATTTGTCTTAGGGATCAAAGGAAAAGTAGCAGCCCGGCCGGCAGATATGCGCAATCCCAAGATGGCCACCGGCGCCATAGAGATCCTGGTGGAAGAACTTAAAATATTTTCTAAAGCAAAAACCCCTATTTTTCTCATTGAAGACCGGGTGGAAGCCTCGGAAAACATCCGGCTTCAATACCGGTATCTGGACCTGAGACGTCCCCAGCTCAAACACAATATCCTGGCCCGTCACAAAGCCACCATGGCCATCCGAAATTATCTGGATCACAACGGATTCATCGATATTGAAACCCCTTTTTTAACCAAGTCCACACCGGAAGGGGCCCGGGATTATCTGGTTCCCTCCCGGGTCAACCCGGGTCAGTTTTATGCCCTGCCCCAATCGCCGCAACTGTTCAAACAGCTGCTCATGATCAGCGGTTTCGACCGGTATTACCAGATCGTCAAATGTTTCAGAGATGAAGACCTGCGGGCGGATCGTCAACCGGAGTTCACCCAGATCGACATGGAACTGTCTTTTGTGAATGAAGAACAGATCATGGAAATGGCTGAAGGGCTGATTACGGATATTTTTAAACACGTGTTGAATTTGGACCTGAAAACTCCTTTTCCCAGGCTCACCTATGCCCAGGCCATGGATCGTTTCGGCCTGGACCGGCCGGATCTGCGGTTTGATCTGGAGCTGGTGAATGTTTCCGATATCGTTGAACACACCGGATTCAAACTGTTTTCCAGCGTGGTCAAAAGCAACGGTCTGGTCAAGACCATCAATGCCAAAGGCTGCGCATCCTTTACCCGAAAACAGATTGACGATCTCACGGAATTTGCCGCTGTGTACCGGGCAAAAGGGCTGGCCTGGATCAAGATCAAGGAGGACCAGTGGCAGTCACCCATTGCCAAATTTTTCACAGATGATGAAAAACAGGCCCTGACAGACCGTCTGGATCTGGAACCGGGAGATATTGTATTTTTTGTGGCAGACCAGCCGGTCATTGCCAACGAAGCCCTGGGTCAGTTAAGAAATGAGCTGGCCCGGCGTCTGAACCTGATTCCGGAAGATCAATATTCCTTCACCTGGGTGACCGATTTCCCGCTGATGGAATACGATGAAACAGAAAAACGCTACCAGGCCCTGCACCACCCGTTTACCGCTCCCAGTGAAACAGACATTCCCAAACTGGACACGGCCCCTCTTGAAGTCAACTCCCGGGCCTATGACCTGGTGCTCAACGGCATTGAAATCGGCGGCGGCAGCATTCGTATCCATGATACAGCGCTCCAGGAAAAGGTATTGAGCTGTCTGGGCATATCAGAGGAACAGGCCCGGGAAAAATTCGGATTTCTGTTGGATGCCCTGGATTCCGGTGCCCCTCCCCACGGGGGGATCGCTTTTGGCCTGGACCGGCTGATCATGCTTTTATGCCGGGAAGAGTCCATCCGGAATGTCATTGCATTCCCCAAAACCCAGAAAGCCACCTGTCCCTTGACCGAAGCGCCTTCCACCGCGTCACCGGCTCAACTGCTGGAACTGGGCATCCGTACAACCCATGTCGGGGAATGA
- the minE gene encoding cell division topological specificity factor MinE translates to MLSGLLKRFTGKKNSKDAAKKRLQFSLIYDKLEVNDTTLTDLQQDIVDVISKYFEIDKDALELKVKRDDDVSALVFNTPILHVKRKRA, encoded by the coding sequence ATGCTCAGCGGATTATTGAAACGGTTCACCGGTAAAAAAAACAGTAAGGATGCCGCCAAAAAACGTCTCCAATTTTCTTTGATTTATGATAAACTTGAGGTCAACGATACCACCTTGACAGATCTTCAGCAGGATATTGTGGATGTGATTTCAAAATATTTCGAGATTGACAAAGACGCATTGGAGTTGAAAGTCAAGCGGGATGACGATGTGTCGGCCCTGGTGTTCAACACCCCCATCCTTCATGTCAAACGAAAACGGGCGTAA
- the minD gene encoding septum site-determining protein MinD, whose amino-acid sequence MQGKNIVVTSGKGGVGKTTATSSIGAALALEGNRVAIVDMDIGLRNLDVVMGLENRIVFNIVDVVLDRCKVEQAAIRDRRIENLFLIPASQSDNKDVLTTAGVERVAKQLRSRFDYIIMDSPAGIERGFENSVVAADEALVICTPDVSAVRDADRVIGLLYARSLNPRLIVNRIEPARVTRGEMLSHDDVMEVLSIDLVGLVPMDEKVLISSNTGAPLVLQNDSKAGAAFRRIARRLNGEEDLPIEMPVYKTSMWQKISKTFGLK is encoded by the coding sequence TTGCAAGGTAAAAACATTGTTGTCACATCCGGAAAAGGCGGTGTGGGAAAGACCACGGCCACATCTTCCATCGGCGCTGCCCTGGCCCTTGAAGGAAATCGGGTGGCTATCGTGGATATGGATATCGGACTGCGGAACCTGGATGTGGTCATGGGGTTGGAAAACCGGATCGTTTTCAATATTGTGGACGTGGTCCTGGACCGCTGCAAAGTGGAACAGGCAGCCATCAGGGACAGACGGATTGAAAACCTGTTTCTGATTCCCGCTTCCCAGAGTGATAACAAAGATGTACTGACCACGGCAGGCGTGGAACGGGTCGCCAAGCAGCTGCGGTCCCGGTTTGATTATATTATCATGGATTCACCCGCCGGAATTGAACGGGGGTTTGAAAATTCCGTGGTGGCAGCGGATGAAGCCCTGGTGATCTGTACGCCGGATGTGTCCGCGGTCAGGGATGCGGACCGGGTGATCGGATTGCTGTATGCCCGGTCATTGAATCCCAGGCTGATCGTCAACCGCATCGAGCCGGCCCGGGTGACGCGTGGAGAAATGCTCAGCCATGATGATGTGATGGAAGTGCTGTCCATCGACCTGGTGGGGCTGGTTCCCATGGATGAAAAAGTGTTGATTTCTTCCAATACCGGGGCCCCGCTGGTACTGCAAAATGATTCAAAAGCCGGGGCTGCATTCCGGCGGATTGCCAGGCGATTGAACGGAGAAGAAGATCTGCCCATTGAAATGCCCGTCTATAAAACCAGTATGTGGCAAAAAATAAGCAAGACTTTCGGGTTAAAATAA
- a CDS encoding septum site-determining protein MinC, with translation MINFENAAPVKLKGVGGGLWVTLDISRPKVELIAELDKLFEKLKHLAVNASVVIDMGDAQGQEDFFFLIKTRLIEKFEVGRVTTSPQKPSSPTQRIRQRDLSRGWNHHRSDVLMLRGRVRSGQKIETARHVVIYGDVNPGAEIIAGKDIIVLGRLAGKVHAGNPENEDAIVFALAFEPTVIKIAAVTVTGSEQSCHTVPVFASIRDGGILVQDYMKTNPFRKMPWPAVV, from the coding sequence ATGATAAATTTTGAAAACGCGGCACCTGTTAAACTGAAGGGCGTTGGTGGCGGGTTATGGGTTACCCTGGATATTTCCCGTCCCAAAGTTGAGCTGATCGCTGAATTAGATAAGCTGTTTGAAAAATTGAAACATCTGGCGGTCAATGCCAGTGTCGTCATAGACATGGGAGATGCCCAGGGTCAGGAAGATTTTTTTTTCCTGATTAAAACCAGATTAATTGAAAAATTCGAGGTGGGACGGGTAACAACCTCTCCCCAGAAACCATCTTCTCCTACCCAAAGAATCCGTCAGCGGGACCTTTCCAGGGGGTGGAACCATCATCGCAGCGATGTTCTGATGCTCAGAGGCAGGGTCCGTTCCGGTCAGAAAATTGAAACCGCCCGGCATGTGGTGATTTACGGAGATGTGAATCCGGGAGCTGAAATTATTGCCGGTAAAGATATTATTGTTTTAGGACGACTGGCAGGAAAAGTGCATGCAGGCAATCCGGAAAATGAGGATGCCATTGTGTTCGCCCTTGCCTTTGAACCCACAGTGATAAAGATTGCCGCAGTCACGGTCACCGGCAGTGAACAATCCTGTCATACCGTGCCGGTATTCGCCAGTATCAGGGATGGCGGTATTCTGGTACAAGATTATATGAAAACAAATCCGTTCCGGAAAATGCCCTGGCCGGCGGTCGTTTAA